In one window of Pseudobdellovibrionaceae bacterium DNA:
- a CDS encoding heavy metal translocating P-type ATPase: MDPTHAPTAIQNYIYRVDGVSCTKCIAKIRELSKSDFKIENLKFNLANKTLTLDAPETFAGETYVLALKKLGYVAKDITTSELHETSDYHKENKLFLIRLGVAGACAGNIMLLSFALYLGAEETVYAGPLSWLSFVFYIPALLFSGYPILHRSFSALKNLTPSVDLPIALALLVGGALSFKNLVQGNPNIYFDSLAGLIFFLLCTRYLVFQIKNKFLTPLSMAEILPSKTTRLKKAGQTEFISADITSIEPKDHIDLQAQCILPVDGILLSDKAEFDTSLLTGESFPVTLQKFDRVYSGSKLLSSSALIEAQSTSKTSRIHEIFERLNAALTQKTELVTFTDKAAQILTYVLLGTSALFLTFYSGVGFDEKLHRVLALLVVACPCALAIATPLALSLGVKRLFHKDILIKNPDTFEKINHTRHVIFDKTGTLTQSSLEVTQWHPRRPTQEEQDIIFALERHSEHPVAKALLRSVNPQNIELTLNVAERIGEGVKAQVKDDIYSLEKSHEQQGQVVFTKNRVPVLHISFSSTLQEDAKLALDFLQSKNIQSYLLSGDNQKFSAQIGGQLGFEPQNIIYDQTPESKADFVEGFKSRHVLYVGDGLNDSIAMAKSNLSISVNNSVEATFKASDVHFNKSGIAKIIPLFEVSRDVLQTIKRNLMLSTLYNLTFGTLALSGVITPLLTAIIMPTSSFTVIGLTFYFLYLKHPQTSELK, translated from the coding sequence ATGGATCCGACACATGCGCCTACAGCCATTCAAAATTACATTTATCGCGTGGATGGGGTCAGCTGCACTAAGTGCATTGCTAAAATTCGCGAGCTGTCCAAATCTGATTTTAAAATTGAAAATCTAAAATTTAACTTAGCCAATAAAACCCTCACTCTTGATGCGCCTGAAACTTTTGCTGGTGAGACGTATGTTCTGGCTTTAAAAAAATTAGGTTATGTTGCCAAGGACATCACCACTTCCGAACTGCATGAAACTTCAGACTATCACAAAGAAAATAAACTATTTTTGATTCGTTTAGGTGTAGCTGGGGCATGTGCGGGAAATATTATGCTCTTAAGTTTTGCACTATACCTAGGAGCTGAAGAGACCGTGTACGCAGGACCACTGTCGTGGTTGTCTTTTGTGTTTTATATTCCTGCACTTCTCTTTAGTGGATACCCGATCCTACACAGAAGCTTTTCCGCACTTAAAAATCTTACTCCTTCCGTGGACCTTCCCATTGCTTTGGCTCTACTTGTCGGTGGAGCATTAAGTTTTAAAAATCTGGTGCAAGGTAACCCCAATATTTATTTTGATTCCTTAGCGGGGTTGATCTTTTTTCTACTGTGCACTCGTTACCTTGTGTTTCAAATTAAAAATAAGTTTTTAACACCACTTTCGATGGCAGAGATCCTCCCCTCAAAAACCACACGTCTTAAAAAGGCAGGGCAAACTGAATTTATCAGCGCCGACATCACAAGTATTGAGCCTAAGGATCACATTGATCTACAGGCCCAATGTATTTTACCTGTAGATGGAATTTTACTCAGTGATAAGGCCGAGTTTGACACTTCACTTCTGACTGGTGAGTCTTTTCCCGTCACATTGCAAAAATTTGATCGAGTCTATTCAGGTTCTAAGCTTCTTTCTTCTTCAGCGTTGATCGAAGCTCAGTCCACATCTAAGACCTCACGCATTCATGAAATTTTTGAACGGCTCAATGCCGCTCTTACACAAAAGACAGAGCTTGTGACCTTTACAGATAAGGCTGCACAAATTTTAACGTATGTACTTCTTGGAACCTCCGCATTATTTTTAACTTTTTACTCTGGTGTCGGTTTTGATGAAAAACTTCACCGCGTTCTAGCTCTACTTGTGGTGGCCTGTCCTTGTGCTTTAGCCATTGCCACTCCTCTGGCTTTATCTTTAGGGGTGAAAAGGCTGTTTCACAAAGACATTTTGATCAAAAATCCTGACACCTTTGAAAAGATCAATCACACAAGACATGTGATCTTTGATAAGACAGGAACCCTGACTCAGTCTTCTTTGGAAGTCACCCAGTGGCATCCCCGTAGACCTACACAAGAGGAACAAGACATTATTTTTGCTCTTGAACGTCATAGCGAACATCCCGTGGCCAAAGCCTTACTGCGAAGTGTGAATCCACAAAATATAGAACTGACTCTGAATGTGGCCGAGCGAATTGGAGAAGGAGTCAAGGCCCAAGTAAAAGACGACATTTACTCACTAGAAAAGAGTCATGAGCAACAAGGGCAAGTTGTGTTCACTAAGAACCGCGTTCCTGTACTTCACATTAGTTTTTCTTCTACGTTGCAAGAAGATGCCAAGTTGGCTTTAGACTTCTTACAATCTAAGAACATCCAAAGTTATTTGCTGTCTGGAGACAATCAAAAATTTTCTGCACAGATTGGCGGGCAACTGGGATTTGAACCCCAAAACATTATCTATGACCAGACGCCAGAATCCAAAGCGGACTTTGTCGAAGGGTTTAAATCTCGACATGTGCTTTATGTGGGCGATGGTCTTAATGATAGCATTGCCATGGCCAAGTCTAATTTAAGTATTTCTGTGAATAACAGTGTTGAGGCCACCTTTAAGGCGTCTGATGTTCATTTTAATAAATCTGGGATCGCTAAGATCATTCCACTTTTTGAAGTTTCAAGGGACGTACTTCAAACCATCAAAAGAAACCTTATGCTTTCTACATTATACAACCTCACCTTTGGCACACTGGCTTTATCTGGAGTCATTACCCCTCTTCTGACGGCTATCATTATGCCCACAAGTTCTTTTACTGTAATTGGTCTGACCTTTTATTTTTTATATTTAAAACACCCACAAACAAGTGAGTTAAAATGA
- the ccoS gene encoding cbb3-type cytochrome oxidase assembly protein CcoS, with product MNILIMTIPISILLATLFILFFIKAVRSEQFDDLETPAHIVLLDEIEKENEQRYKKELERITEDKEAKI from the coding sequence ATGAATATCTTAATTATGACTATTCCTATCTCTATTTTGTTAGCCACTCTGTTTATCTTGTTTTTCATCAAAGCCGTAAGATCAGAACAGTTTGATGACTTAGAAACTCCAGCACATATTGTTTTACTCGATGAGATCGAGAAAGAAAATGAACAACGCTACAAAAAAGAACTGGAACGCATAACAGAAGACAAAGAAGCCAAGATATAA